The stretch of DNA TGGCAAAGAAAATGCACAGAAACTAGCTGTGAGTATAACCCCAACAAACCTAAAAATGCAAGTTCAGATCTAAACTACATTGTGATTCTGCTGCCATTGCGTGTCATTAATGGGCCTCGTTCTCCAATCCCACTGCTGTTTTATCACCTCTGTGCCCTTGAGCAAAGCACTTAACCGCAGCCTGTCCCAGGAGGACTGCCCCATCAATTAATGTACTTAAAGCCACCTCTGCTAAATTAAGTAACCCAGCAACCATCTCCTCAAACTCTTAAGCCTCATTAGTTGAATTTATGCCGTTTCAGACAAATCAACGGCtgtaaaaatgagaaataacTTCACGCTGTATCTTCAAACTCTTTAAATCTCGTGTCTTAGCGTGAAGAGTTAACGGAGGTGATTCTAAAATTGCTGTTGGCCTGGAGGGACCCCCTGTTCCAGCTGCACCAGAGCATGGCTCACCAGCAGGACTTCAACAGCTTCAGCAGTAACAAAGCCCTGGAGATGGGTGACATGGCTCACGAGCTGAGGAAAGGGGTGGAGAAAGTAGCTGAAAAGGTGAGTCACGTCAAAGCAGGAAATAAGAAACTGAAGTACATGGTTAAGAAGGTCCAGGAGAGGGGTATATGACAAAGGCCAGAGTGTGTCTGTGTCATTTATTAGAAATAAGCAGAAAAGTCTGTCACCTGATTGTGTCACTGTGCACTTTGGTATACTATAAGCATTACATATGATTTCTGTTGTGAAAACTACAGTATTAGATATGTTAGTTCAACTATCTTTGAACACAAtattatgaatactaatgaagTGTAGctgattttaaacatttgatcaatatctatctatatctatctatatattcacacctaaaattataattttgagtTGTCACACCtgagatttctttttttaatgtacaaTATCTAacaattaaaatgataaatcaGTGTAATCATTTTGGCACAATCTGttgaaataataattatatatatatatatatatatatatatatatatatatatatatatatatatatatatatatatatatatatatatatgtaattattatttcaacagaatatatatatatatatatatatatatatatatatatatatatatatatatatatatatatatatacactctaaaaaatgctgggttaaaaacaacccaagttggtttgaaaatggacaaacccagcgactttgttgttttaacccagcagttgggttaaatgtttgcccaacctgctgggtagttttacttaactcaactattgtttaaaaattacagtattgcttagttaaaatgaacccaaaatatcctgaaaattaacatttattaatatgtttaataaatgaacattttaatttcattttagattaattttaagtccatatagtcattttcaaacaatagttgggttaaataaaactacccagcaggttgggcaaacatttaacccaacagttgtccattttcaacctaacttgggttgtttttaacccagcattacctccatttttaatatatatatatataattttagttttataattaacatttcATCCATAATAGTAAAAACTATttacaattaattttaatttttttaaacaaaatatttatctaacacatttttcaataaataatccaaccaatcaatcaatcaatcaatcaatctatattttatatatatatatatatatatatatatatatatatatatatacacactcctTAAAATTGTGACGGAGAGAATCTGGAACATTtggaacaaaataaaacaacaaaaaaactaaatgaaaaacaaaaactaaaaatataaaatgattcGGTTTGAACTCCTGTGGTTGACAAACAGTTTCTGAACTTTCTTTACCTATTTATAGAAAATGCCTGCAACACTGTGATTCATTCATTGTGTCTCTCTCGTCCTCTGTCAGATGAGGGTGCTGGGGATGCTCGGAAACTTTGTGACAGGTCTGTCGGAACCAGAAACCATGCTTCCGATATCTGACAGTGGAGAGGCTATGAGCGACTACGAGCTGCTGTACTGCTTCCGCCGTGATTCAAACAAAGTCCAGAACTATCTAAAGATCCTTAAGTGCAGAATTGTACCTGAGCATGACTGttaggaagaaaaaaaacatgggcCTTTCACCTGCACTAATGGACTACACATGCTGGCCCCCGCTTATCAAGCATGTTTGACTCTGCACCATCAATTAAGACTTCATCAGATCCTTATTGCATCACTAGTACTCCAAGCCAATTCACTGCTATAATTATCAAAACGTAAATAGTATGCAGCAGGAGAGGGGGAAATTCTGTTTCGCCTCTAACTGGAAGTCAattcattctttaaaatatttttctatgTACTAAGTGCTTTCTATTTATATTTCCACATCAGTTAAATtccttttaatcattttttatttttatttttatttttttcaaaaatttaTCATTCAGTTGCAAAGCAAATTTTCGCTGAATGAACTGACAagacaaaatttaaataaaactgtagATTCTTCAGCAGAGACACAgtgtttactgtatttattaaagAATATGAATTAAACTTTGTGAAATGGTGTTCCAAGCACATTTCCCACTACACAACACTGAACATCgacaattattataaaatattattttcatataaagttGCAAATGTCCAGTGAgatgacatttattattattattattattattattattattattatcattttaataaaccatacacatacacacacacatgataatataatcatatatggagactttttttttttttttttttgcctttttatatcattaaaaaaaaaatgtaataaaactaCACGTGCTTTGGggtgaaaaattatttaattaaattaaatctggCCTTGAGTATTCTGGATGTGTGTCTCTAGCTTGCCCTCTGCATATAATGACAAGTTACTCTTCATACAGTAGGACAGAAAGACCTCCTATTAGAAAGAGTTCAGTCTCAGCCTGGGGCCAGTGCTTCTGTCTGAACTTTACCATTTTACCAGAACATGTCACAGAATCAGGTGCGCTGTCATGTTCAAGGAGGACAAATCTTTGAAAGAACACAATGTGTTGTCTAGGAAAACTGCATTAGCCTATTTGGAAAACACAATAAAGAccacaagaaaaaaaagggctttctttaaagggttagttcacccaaaaatgaaaattatgccattaatgactcaccctcatgtcgttctaaacctcagacctccgttcatcttcggaacacagtttaagatattttagatttagtccgatagctttctgttcctccattgaaaatgtatgtatggtagactgtccatgtccagaaaggtaataaaaacatcatcaaagtattccatgtgacatcagtgggttagttagaagattttgaagcatcgaaaatacattttggtccaaaaataacaaaaactacgactttattcagcattgtattctcttcctgTTCTGTTGTCAATctgggttcacgactccgcagtgacactgctgacgtgttatccggtgcgcccgagcttcgtttacagtctgagggagacgcacgctgtattcaagctattctacattgtttgtattttggtattgctataattttttaaatggtgcgtaagtgtgcatgtcgtggatgtcctaatcgccaaaaacaactacgtgaaagtgcattaccaacgccgacagatgaaaggattcaatggaatcaattcaatggaaaggattctggaagagaatacaatgctg from Chanodichthys erythropterus isolate Z2021 chromosome 8, ASM2448905v1, whole genome shotgun sequence encodes:
- the prl2 gene encoding prolactin 2; the encoded protein is MSRSLKQVAVLLVALLCLDPHGRVGSAPICTHGPSGCHVPSLADLFDRVIQHSARMHSLSNDLHSEFEQYFLPSKNHIGKIYRKCHTSNILTPNGKENAQKLAREELTEVILKLLLAWRDPLFQLHQSMAHQQDFNSFSSNKALEMGDMAHELRKGVEKVAEKMRVLGMLGNFVTGLSEPETMLPISDSGEAMSDYELLYCFRRDSNKVQNYLKILKCRIVPEHDC